The DNA region AGGCACTGCATGTGGATGTTGTCTTCAGACAGAAGTGCAAGCCTCCTTCACTGCACTatgcatttctctctctcccttgacTGCCCTTCCCTGAGAACTTTCGATTTGATATACTTCAGGTCACTGTTGACACTTGGCCGGCGAGCGAAGGGAGAGATCATGCCATAGGCGTCCATGTCCTTGACTCGGCGCATCCGGAAGGATTTCTGTTGGAAAGTATCACCATACTGGATGGAGATTTTCCTGTGGAGGGAAGGGCTCATCTCATGAGGTAGCTTGGCCATGCTGAAGAGGACATAAAACATTTCATCCACATTGGTGTTCTTCTTTGCTGACACTTCAAAGTAAGCACAGTTTTCATCACTGGAGACAAGATTCTCACCTTCATCAGTGCGTACTTTGCGGAAGATTTCACTGTGGTCGTTTTTGTTGCCACAGATCACCATGGGTAGGTCAGCTGATTCCTTGGTCTTGTTCTTCAGGCAGGATTTGACCTCAAGGATCTGTTTCTGGAGTCGCTTGACCTCATCAAAGGATTCTCTGttgtccaggctgaacaccaGGATGAAAACATCccctgcaattaaaaaaaaaaataaatattgtaaaGGCTTGTTGGTCACAGCCAGTTTTAGAggagcaaattttaaaaaaggaattattttatttccatctcctccccgtattttttgtt from Vidua chalybeata isolate OUT-0048 chromosome 5, bVidCha1 merged haplotype, whole genome shotgun sequence includes:
- the RASD2 gene encoding GTP-binding protein Rhes is translated as MMKTMSGGNCNLNVPAKNSYRMVVLGASRVGKSSIVSRFLNGRFEDQYTPTIEDFHRKVYNIRGDMYQLDILDTSGNHPFPAMRRLSILTGDVFILVFSLDNRESFDEVKRLQKQILEVKSCLKNKTKESADLPMVICGNKNDHSEIFRKVRTDEGENLVSSDENCAYFEVSAKKNTNVDEMFYVLFSMAKLPHEMSPSLHRKISIQYGDTFQQKSFRMRRVKDMDAYGMISPFARRPSVNSDLKYIKSKVLREGQSREREKCIVQ